The following is a genomic window from SAR202 cluster bacterium.
ATGGTGGCGCACGTCGTCCGCGAGCATCGCGGGACGATCACCGTCGAAAGCGAGCCCGGCAGGGGCGCGCGCTTTACGGTACGTCTCCCATTCGCCGCAGCCCAGCAGACGGAGTCCGACTTACCGCCGCCCTGAACACCCAGCGGCACGCGCCTGCGGGCATGTCGCTGAACAGGGATGGGCCAAACCTACCCGACTTGCTCCTTCACCGCCCACACCATCTTCATAGGCTCAAACATGCAGCCGTCCACGAATATTTCGAAAAAGTCCGCCGTCGTCTCCAGTTCCACGTGCTCCACCTTGCGGACGATCTGCTCCGCCTTCTCGCGCATAGGCCCCGAGAGTAGCATAATCGTGGCGCCCTCAAGCGAGGCGTTGCCCACCTTCTGGATGTTCTCGGGAGGGAAGTTGGCTATGAAGCCGATGTCCACGGCGTTAGCAACGTCGATATAGTTGGCAAAGCCGCCGGCCAGGTACAGCTTTGTTATTTTCTCTGCCGGGATGCCGTACTTGCGCATGACGATGTACTGCCCGCAGAAGTTGGCGGACTTCGCCTGGGCAAGCGCGGATATGTCTGCACGGGAGAGGTACATCCCGCGCTCCGGCGCAAAGAAAAACTCGCGCGAGCCGTCCGCGAAGACGCCCAGCTGGTTCATCCTGCCGCTGCCCTTTAGCACTGCCAGCAGGTCCACCAGGCCTGAGCCGCATATGCCCTGGGGCGTCTGGTCGCCGATGGTCTTGATCTTGACCGTGCCGTTGTCGATGCGCACGTTCTCCACAGCACCGTCGTAACCCGGCATGCCGAAGGTGATCTGGCCGCCCTCGAAGGCAGGCCCCGCGGGGCACGATGCCGCCAGCATCCGGTCCTTGTTGCCGATCACCACCTCTGTGTTCGTCCCCACATCGACGAGCATAACCGGCTCTTCCAACTGGTCCATGCCGATGGCGAGCAGGTCGGCGGATATGTCCGCGCCGACGTGGCAGCCGATGAGAGGCCCGCTGTAGATGTTCGCAGCGGGGAAGATGCGGATGCCCATATCGATCGCGGTGGAGGTGATCGAGGTAGTGCGGCGCAGGCCCTTCTCCATCTCCAGCTCGGTAATCGACTTGTACGGCTTTTCGCCTATCGTCTGCACGTCAAGCCCGAAGATGATGTCGCGCATCGTCGCGTTGCCCACGATCACGACGTCGTATATCTCCCGGCGGTGGAAGCCAAGGCGGCGCGACATGTCGCCGATCTCGAAGTTAATCGAGGAGAGCATCACCTGGCGCAGCTCGCCGTGGTACTTTCCGCCGTCATAAGAGATGCGGTGCATAATGTCGCTGCCGCCGAACCGCTGCGGGTTCTCGAACGAAGCGGTGTAAACGATCTGCCCGGACTCCAGGTCCACCAGGTTCATCACGACCGTCGTCGTCCCGGCGTCTATCGCCAGGCCGTAGACGTGGCCGCGGTAGGAATCGATCCGCTTGTCCTTGAAGTAAACGCTGTCTCCCTTGCGGTACGTAAGCGGCTCCAGCTTGACGTTGCGGCGGACGGAGTGCGTGAGGATGCGGGGCTGGCGCCTGAGCACGCCGAACTCCACCTCCGCATCGGGGTCGACGACTACCGCCTGGCAGGCCAGGCGGTAGTTGTCGCGGAGGAATTTCTCCTCCTCCGTGATCGGAGTCAGCGCCTCCATACCTCGCTTGACCTCCACGATGCACTCGTGGCAATCGCCGCTGCGCCCGCAGGAAGTGGGCACGCGCACTTTCAGTTGGTCTGCGTAATCGAATATGGACTTGCCGGCTTCGAGGGGTATCTGCCTATCGCCGTGGTAAAGAGGGGCCATTAGCTGTTGGTTTCTTCCTTCGGGGCGGGGACTGCGATATCCGCGTCCGTATCCTTGCCAAGCTCTGCCAGGAGCTGTTTGCGCACCTCAACCGGGGAGTGCGTCTCCCATGCGCCGCGGTAGTCAAGTTTATCGCTGCCGGCGCATACGGGCAAGTCGTCCGGGACCTTCGTAAAGTGCTGGTTCCGGCAGCTGAAGAGCGCCGTGCAGCGGCTCTTCGCGTTCTTGTATGGGCAGCGCCACTGCGACACCTCGTTTGTTGTGTCCGAGATCGATTTGAAGATCTCGTACAGCGTATCGAGGCTCTTCTGGTACTGATCCTTGTCTATCTTCTGGTCCATCTGTCCTTCAGCGCGTTGCTTTCCCGATGATCTGCCACCACGTCAAACCGTTACGAAATCCACCAGTTAATTGTAGCCTATCGCGCCCTGTATCCCAAAAATAGACAGGGGCGAGAGATGCTCGGCGCTCTCTCGCCCCTGTGTGTTCTGTCTATGGCACCGGCGATCCAGCTATGAAGGCATGCCGACGCCGACGAGCTTTTTCGCAAGGTCCACGCATGCGATGGCGTCCTTGCCGTAGCCGTCCGCGCCCATGTCTTCGGCGAACTCCTGCGTTACCGGGGCGCCGCCGACCATGATCCTGACCTGCTCGCGCATGCCCTCGGCCTCGAAGGCCTGGATAGTCTTGCCCATGTTCGGCATCGTCGTCGTCAGCAGCGCGGACATGCCCAGCACCCTCGCGTTGTGCTCTGTGACCGCCGCGATGAACTTTTCCGGCTTCGTATCCACGCCCAGGTCATGGACGATAAACCCGGCGCCCCTCAGCATCATGATGCAGAGGTTTTTGCCGATGTCGTGCAGGTCGCCCTTCACCGTTCCCATGATGACCGTGCCGATGGGCTCGACGCCGGATGCGGACAGGATGGGCTCGATATACGTCATTCCAGCCTTCATGGCGCGGGCGGCGATGAGGACCTCGGGAACGAAGATGATGTTGTCGCGGAACTTGATGCCCACGATCGCCATTCCGGCGATCAGGCCATCGTCCAGCACCTTGTTTGCCGTGAAGCCCTTGTCCAGGGCGATCTTCGTCAGCCGGCCGACCTCGTTGTTGTTGCCCGTGATCAGCGCGTACGCGATCTCGTGCATTAGAGGGTCCTTGTCCTTGAACAGGCCCTGGATATGCTTCTGCTCAAAGGGCTTGGTAACGTAGTTGAACTCTTTAGCAAGCCCCGCGTGGTTCGTCACCATTAGGAAAACACCGCCCCCTACGAAATGTGTGCAACCGAACCATTATTCGTTCGAAGCCCGTCTTTGTCAATTCAAGCGGGCCCCCGGTACCGTTTGCTTCCTGTGTATCAGGGTGCTAGGATGACATAAGGACTAGGCGATATGGCCTTATTGAAGATCAAGGAATCTATGCCAAAAGAAGTGGTTGTGCTCATAGGTATCCTTCTCGTGATCATCGGTTGCGGTCTTTACGCTATGGTTGATTTTGACCCCGTTCAGTTAGTGGGCGCTGTTCTTGCTCTAGCTGGCGTTCTTGTCGCAATTGCAGGCGGATTTATGAAAGACTAAGAACCCCGCTGCGTTTATGACATAGAAAAGGAACATCAAGAACAGCGCTCCCGTTAGCCATAACGGGAACAACTTAATGCCCATCACTACACCCATAGCACCAACACCAACTGCCATGCCGACGATCACACCCCACCGGCTACCACCGCCAAGCAAACGGAACCGGACCCCCTCGACTCTTTCCTCTCCCTCGACGGGAGAGGATGTCCGGCTCTGCGGACAGGTGAGGGTGAGACCTTTACCACCTCCTCCTCTCCCGGCCCCGCGGGAGAGGATGTCCGGCTCTGCGGACAGGTGAGGGTGACCTCCCCTTACTTCCCCAACTTCCCGTCCCTGAACGCCTGGATGAAGTTCACGCAGAACTCGTCCTTGCCCGTGAGCATATCAATGGCGTACTTCGAGGCCTCCGTATTCGGGTCGAACTCGAAGACGTCCTTGATCTTGCTCTGGACGGGGTCGATGATGCCGCTGTCGATGCCGGCGTCCAGGCCCAGGTGAATGAACGCGTCGTTAATGAGCTTGCGCTTGGGCAGGCCGAAGGAGACGTTGCTCAGGCCGCCGCCGATGTGCACTTCCTTGCCCCACTTCTTGCGGATTGAGCGCACCGCGTCGAAGTAGTGGTTGCCGTAGCGCGGGTCCACGGATATCGGGAACACGAGCGCGTCGATGTGGATGTCATCCTTCGGCACGTCCCGCTTAAGCGCCGCCTCCATGAGCTGGCCGATGTTCTCCGCGCGCTCCTCGTCGTCGGACGGCATGCCCGATGCTCCGGCGGCGGTTACAATCACATGGGCCTTGTGCTTCTTGACCAGGTCGAGAGTCTCGATGCGCTCCAGCGCCAGCGAATTGATCATCGGCCGCCCGGCCTTGCCGGTGTACGCCGCAAGGCCCTCGGCGATGATCTCGGCGTTGGATGAGTCGATGCTGGGGGGAACAGGCGAGACGGCCTCCACCACCTTGACGAGCCAGCGCATCGCTCGCTTCTGGATTTCCAGCTGGTAGGAGATCTCGTCCACGTTCAGGTCCAGGAAGTGCGCGCCCGCCCTGGCCTGTCGCCGCACCTCATAGCGAACGTACGCCGCGCCCTCCTGCTGCTCGTCCGGCCCGCCGTCTATACCCTTCCGGGCGGCGATCATGAAGTGCTTGATCTGCCCCTGAGAGTACGGCTGGGTGTTCTTGAACCACTCCGGCACTGTGAGCATTCGGTCTTCGCCGTCGTCGCCCTTGAACGGCACCGCCTCGTTCCCGTCCGGCAGGGTGACGGCGCGCTGCCCGTTTCGCAGCACGATGCGTGTCGTGTGGATGTTCTCGCCGATGATCTTGAACTGTTCCGGGGACGTTATCACGCGTGCCATTGTGGTTCGGTGTCTTCCTTATGATATGTTGCCATGCGATGGTGAGGTAGTGCGCAGGGCCGGCACCCAGCCCCGACCTCTCTCCCCCTGGCCCCCTCTCTCCGTGCACGGAGAGAGGGGGAAATGAGCCCTGGGGCTTCGCCCCAGACCCCGGTGCGGGGCTTCGCCCCGTGCCCCACTGAGGGCTCCGCCCTCAGACTCCCATCGGGCCTATGGCCCGAATGATGGCCCGATGGGGCCATGCCGAGCCGAAGGATCGGCCTCAGAACCCCTTCCCTCTCAGGGAAGGTCCCTAGATCCCGATGAGTCCTCGAATCGGGAGGCAGGGGTTAGGTGGCTGCTGGTTCCCTCCTCTCCCC
Proteins encoded in this region:
- a CDS encoding cobalamin-binding protein, whose translation is MHEIAYALITGNNNEVGRLTKIALDKGFTANKVLDDGLIAGMAIVGIKFRDNIIFVPEVLIAARAMKAGMTYIEPILSASGVEPIGTVIMGTVKGDLHDIGKNLCIMMLRGAGFIVHDLGVDTKPEKFIAAVTEHNARVLGMSALLTTTMPNMGKTIQAFEAEGMREQVRIMVGGAPVTQEFAEDMGADGYGKDAIACVDLAKKLVGVGMPS
- a CDS encoding DUF4445 domain-containing protein, coding for MAPLYHGDRQIPLEAGKSIFDYADQLKVRVPTSCGRSGDCHECIVEVKRGMEALTPITEEEKFLRDNYRLACQAVVVDPDAEVEFGVLRRQPRILTHSVRRNVKLEPLTYRKGDSVYFKDKRIDSYRGHVYGLAIDAGTTTVVMNLVDLESGQIVYTASFENPQRFGGSDIMHRISYDGGKYHGELRQVMLSSINFEIGDMSRRLGFHRREIYDVVIVGNATMRDIIFGLDVQTIGEKPYKSITELEMEKGLRRTTSITSTAIDMGIRIFPAANIYSGPLIGCHVGADISADLLAIGMDQLEEPVMLVDVGTNTEVVIGNKDRMLAASCPAGPAFEGGQITFGMPGYDGAVENVRIDNGTVKIKTIGDQTPQGICGSGLVDLLAVLKGSGRMNQLGVFADGSREFFFAPERGMYLSRADISALAQAKSANFCGQYIVMRKYGIPAEKITKLYLAGGFANYIDVANAVDIGFIANFPPENIQKVGNASLEGATIMLLSGPMREKAEQIVRKVEHVELETTADFFEIFVDGCMFEPMKMVWAVKEQVG